The following nucleotide sequence is from Chiroxiphia lanceolata isolate bChiLan1 chromosome 29, bChiLan1.pri, whole genome shotgun sequence.
aaaaagcaaaaccagaatcacaaaatattccttgaaggacaaaaagcaaaaccagaatcacaaaatattccttagaggacaaaaccaaaccagaatcACAAATATTCCTTAGaggacaaaaagcaaaaccagaatcacaaaataaggacaaaaagcaaaaccaggatCATGAAATATTCTTCCAGTGCAGGGTTGCACATTAGAAAACAGCTATTTAAATATTCCTGTATTATTTCTCCTCTCCAAAGCTTTGTGAGTGTCTCCCCACAataatttttggggttttgtgccAGGGAGCTTCATCCTGCTGGACGGGGAGACCTTCGAGGTGAAAGGAaactgggaaaagggggaaaaggtcccttccctgggctACGACTTCTGGTACCAACCCCGGCACAACGTCCTGCTGAGCACGGAGTGGGGAGTCCCAAAGGCCCTGAGGGATGGATTCGACCCCGCTGATGTGGAGAAAGGTGAggaaaaacccctcaaaaataaaattattccttcGAATCCTCCGTTAAATGAACATTTCCTGTGCTCATTCCTGCCCCGCTGGGTCCCCTCAGGGCTCTACGGGCGCCACATCAACGTGTGGGACTGGAGCacccacaggctgctccaggccctGGATTTAGGGAAgggctccatccctctggaaaTCCGGTTCCTGCACGAGCCGGCGGCGGGCGAGGGGTTCGTGGGCTGTGCCCTGAGCGGGGCCGTGCATCGCTTCCACAGGACACAGGTGGGTGTGCCCCGAGCTGGGGGAGCTctgcatcccacagggatgggatcagggagcctctgcatcccacagggatgggatcagggagcctctgcatcccacagggatgggatcagggagcctctgcatcccacagggatgggatcagggagcctctgcatcccacagggatgggatcAGGGAGCCTCTGCATTCCACAGGGATGGGATCAGGGAGCCTctgcatcccacagggatgggatcagggagcctctgcatcccacagggatgggatcagggagcctctgcatcccacagggatgggatcAGGGAGCCTCTACATCCCATAGGGATGGGATCAGGGAGCCTctgcatcccacagggatgggatcAGGGAGCCTCTGCATCCCATAGGGATGGGATCAGGGAGCCTCTGCATCCCATAGGGATGGGAGCCTGGAAggggttgggttgggagagCCTCTGCAttcccacagggatgggatcAGGGAGCCTCTGCAttcccacagggatgggatcAGGGAACCTGtgcatcccacagggatgggatcCTGGAaagggttgggttgggttgggggAGCCTCTGCAttcccacagggatgggatcACCAGGGATGGGATCCTGGGAGGGGTTGGGTTGGGGGAGCCTctgcatcccacagggatgggatcCTGGAaggggttgggttgggttgggggAGCCTCTGCATTCCCATAGGGATGGGATCACCAGGGATGGGATCCTGGGaggggttgggttgggttgggttgggttaggttgggttgggttgggttgggttgggttgggttgggggAGCCTCTGCATCCCACAGGGATTGGATCTTGGAAAGGGGTTGGGTTGGGGGAGCCTCTGCATTCCCATAGGGATGGGatccccagggatgggatcTTGGGTTGGGTTGGGGGAGCCTCTGCATTCCCCCAGGGATGGGATCACCAGGGATGGGATCCTGGAAAGGGGTTGGGTTGGGGGAGCCTCTGCATTCCCAGAGGGATGGGATCCTGGGAGGGGTTGGGTTGGGGGAGCCTCTGCATTCCCAGAGGGATGGGATCACCAGGGATGGGATCCTGGAAAGGGGTTGGGTTGGGGGAGCCTCTGCATTCCCCCAGGGATGGGATCACCAGGGATGGGATCCCGGAAGGGGTTGGACTGGGGGAGCCTCTGCATTCCCACAGCCTCTACATTCCCTCTGCCAAGCCCAGCTGAGCCCTCTGGAGCTCAGCAAAGCAACcatcaggagctggactttgaggACCCTCatgggccccttccaactgAGGATATTCCACAATTTAGTGACTCCTTAGATAAGAATTCCGTGTTCCCTCCTGCAGAACGGGGACTGGGCAGCGGAGAAGGTGATCGAAGTGCCCAGCAAGAAGGTGCAAGGATGGCTCCTCCCAGACATGCCTGGTTAGTAGGACCATGTTGGGAAAGAAATGGGGTGTTCTCCTCATCAGTTCCCTGATCCAGAGCAGCTTTTGGCCTAATTTTGTCCttaaatggcaaaaaaagaCCAAATTTGTGGGAGGGGGATCAGAGGTGATCGGATGAGGTTGCGCTCTGCTCCCACGCTGCTCCAATGCTTGAGGTCACTTTCTCCAGAAGAATCCTTGGGAGTTTAGACCTGAGGGCGTCCAGGAATATATCCTGGGAATGCTGGTAGAGCCTGAACCTCCTTGGAGCAGGCCCTGGGCTTCCAGGGTGGGTTGTGACCCTCCTGCTCTCGTGAGTCTGAGGTTCTGCGAGCAGAGCTTTGACAGAGGGCAGGACTGGGGCTGCTTTGGTGTTGATCCTGCTGGCTCAGCTCTGGAATTCCCCCCTGCAGGTCTCATCACCGACATCCTGATCTCCCTGGACGACAGGTTCCTGTACTTCAGCAACTGGCTGCACGGGGACGTGCGGCAGTACGAGATCTCCGACCGCCGGCGGCCCCGGCTCGTGGGGCaggtgagggaaaaaaacccccctgccacccctgggAGTCAGCTCAGGAGGGGTGTCCTCCTTTTTCCAAGAGGAGAAACGCCCCAGTTTGCTTTAGCCCCATTCTCTGCCTGTTCTCTGCCTGTTCTCTGCCTGTTCTCTGCCTGttctccccccttccctgcccacaggTCTTCCTGGGGGGCAGCATTGCCAGGGGGGGCCCTGTGACTGTGCTGGAGGACAAGGAGCTGCAGTGTCAGCCAGAGCCATTTGTCATCCAGGTCAGTGTTCCCAACTGATCCTAATCCATTGGAAGATGCCCAATATTTAAAGGTAATTACAATATTTAAAGGTAATTACACCTTGATGGCCCGGGCGGGTGCCACGTCTGGGCAcgtctgtgccagggcctcaccaccctcacagggaagaatttctccctgatatccaacctaaatcttcCCTTCTCAGCTTAAAATGGAATCCTTAAGGTTGGCAAAGGCCTCTAAAGGCCATGGAGTTCAGCCCTTGGCCTGACATTGTTCCCACTGAGGGAGGTCTCAGGGTGTGGGAGAACTGAAGTTGCTCTTGATTAAAACCTGTTGGCCACCAAAGCTGGGCAGTGGTGGGATCACCACCCCTAGAATTGTTTGGGaaacgtgtggatgtggcacctgggcaCGTGGtttggtggtgctgggggagcagctggacttggtgatctcagagggcttttccaaccttaataattccGTGATTTTATGAAAACAACTCCGGGAAGCTCCACATCCTTCACCCTTAACTTTTTACCTGGTTAATTGTGTGAATTAAGTGGAACTCACCTGGAATGACTCCAAGGCTGCtgttaagaaggaaaaagactCCCAATAAAAACTGTTCCCTCCCCGAAGCCGTGGATTTGACATTCCTGCCTCGGGAATTTCGGATCTCTCCGAGCAGGgctgtttcctttctccttgTGGCCACATTTCCTTCGTTCAGCTTGGCTTGAGCACCTCGTTCTCCCCAAATTTCAGGGCAAGAAGGTTCCAGGTGGGCCTCAGATGCTGCAGCTGAGCTTGGATGGGAAGAGGTTGTACGTCACCAGCTCCCTGTACAGCGCCTGGGACAAACAGTTCTACCCCGACCTGCTCCGGTAAGGGCCCCTGGGCTCAGTTATTAACCAATTAACCAGGCAATTAACCACACAGCCCCTTCTCCCACCGCCTGTTTCCTCGTGCCTTTTGCAGGGAGGGCTCTGTCATGCTGCAGGTCGACGTGGACACCGAGAGAGGGGGGCTGGCGGTGAATCCAAACTTCCTGGTGGATTTTGGGAAGGAGCCGGACGGGCCGGCGCTGGCCCACGAGATGCGGTACCCGGGGGGGGACTGCACCTCGGACATCTGGCTGTGACCATCCTCCTGGGGCTGCTTTAGCCCCTTCCCAGAgcctcccaaaccttccctttatCACCAGGAGGATCAGGGCACCTGGGACTTTGTCTGAATTCGGGTTTCTCTTTCTGAGCTCTCATCTCATTCCTGTGTCCGTGCACCGATGccataaaaaaatcagcaataaaATCACCCTTCAGCTCAGGGGGAGgggcatttttttttggtgtttctggCATTTTGGCATTTTGTGTCTCAAAGGCCACAGCTGTGAGGTCACTGTCATTTGTCTGACaaatttgtgtcttttttttggggggcatTCTGATGGAACTGTGAGCCTGCCCTTGGAAAAGGCACCTGCTCTGCCCATGGCCAGGGGAGGGCAGGCTGCACCTTCTCCATCAGAACTGCTCCAAGGACTTCCTCCACCAGGAATTTCAGGTCCTGCTTTTTCCCCCAGACCACAAACTACCTGACAAGGATTCCACCTCCTCCTGACAAGGATTTGGTGTCCCTGCAGCACctgaagagcaggaggaaggtcTGCAACTCCCACAGTCCACTCTGGATTTTGGGAAACACTGAGTGAAGGAGAACTGAGAATTCCCAAGGGACTGAGGTCAGTTTGCCAACACATAAAGTGTGGGAGGAGAACTTGGagtaaaaaccccaaatttgcTGTGCCTTGAGCATGTTCAGACTGGGCTGTCCATGGGATCTAGTCAAGCTGGAAGCAACATCCTGACATCCAGGAGCGAGGCAACCACTTCCCAAACACAAGGGATTGCCCTGGGCTGGCTCCCAAACCTGTTAAATTACATCAAAGGGAGAGAAATCCCATAAAAACGACGGGCTGGGAGAATCCACACCAGAAAAAGAACCAAGCAAAGGCAATTCCTGCCAGAAGCTTGCAGGAGGACAAACAGGGGCCCTGCCCAACCAGGGTCCTCCTGTCTTAGGGGTTTTCCCAAGGCTGATCTTCTCCCAAACCCCTGCTGGGGCTTGTTTTCCCTGCCCTCCACGGGAAAGGAGACACGAGAAGGCCCAGCTGATGCAACCAAGGGTTTTATTGGCGTTGAAAGCAGGACAAGAGCAAACCAGTGTCAGCAAACGGGCCCCTCTTCCCa
It contains:
- the LOC116799793 gene encoding methanethiol oxidase-like, which translates into the protein MAKCGACGPGYPSPLDAMKGPREELLYLPCIYRNTGIQKPDYLATVDVDPKSPHYCQVIHRLPMPNLQDELHHSGWNACSSCFGDPRKSRNLLILPALISSRIYVVDVGTDPRAPRLHKVVEPTELFGKGNAANPHTSHCLGSGDILISCLGDPAGNGKGSFILLDGETFEVKGNWEKGEKVPSLGYDFWYQPRHNVLLSTEWGVPKALRDGFDPADVEKGLYGRHINVWDWSTHRLLQALDLGKGSIPLEIRFLHEPAAGEGFVGCALSGAVHRFHRTQNGDWAAEKVIEVPSKKVQGWLLPDMPGLITDILISLDDRFLYFSNWLHGDVRQYEISDRRRPRLVGQVFLGGSIARGGPVTVLEDKELQCQPEPFVIQGKKVPGGPQMLQLSLDGKRLYVTSSLYSAWDKQFYPDLLREGSVMLQVDVDTERGGLAVNPNFLVDFGKEPDGPALAHEMRYPGGDCTSDIWL